From Cannabis sativa cultivar Pink pepper isolate KNU-18-1 chromosome 8, ASM2916894v1, whole genome shotgun sequence, a single genomic window includes:
- the LOC115699884 gene encoding protein IQ-DOMAIN 29, which translates to MPITSDLCPVCELESESHCHLFMDCIFTKKLIAEICCWFGVFCWKARREFRSLKGLIVLQAHVRGHLVRRQAVSTLSCVKGIVKFQTLVRHHKGAIYSNFKGVGTSTEVTRLSKNAFVSNLLDSLPTAVPLHLQYDSREPNSATLWLERWTISRFWKPFSEQKENSELKSRRKHESSRSIETEQDKSKKRSSRLSSAKVEIGSDSEKRNRNPRKVLSLPVNSVQEHSQNETRKVKTSLRKATDPSKERSDQFEVQNAQPKRKMRKPLGSAAPDISEPEAKVCDSTEKLKDIEVVAPNQSELEDLELHKFDNPGDNCQSSISLQPIEIMGKNKDIKELNQELSCKDDCIRNDSQKTSQRRASLPPKFDPQENVVHDTPKLPSYMAPTESAKARLRGQGSPRLSRDVVEKNALLRRHSLSSSTNSMLTSLSPRASKLVQVTGKGVIRGDRSLSSSRDGGGGCIPLTLITPSRA; encoded by the exons ATGCCTATTACCTCTGACCTTTGCCCTGTGTGTGAGTTGGAAAGTGAATCTCACTGCCACCTATTCATGGACTGCATTTTCACTAAGAAACTTATAGCTGAAATCTGTTGCTGGTTTGGTGTTTTTTGTTGGAAA GCTCGTCGGGAATTTCGATCTCTTAAGGGCCTTATAGTGCTGCAAGCACATGTTCGTGGCCACTTGGTTAGAAGACAAGCTGTATCTACTTTATCCTGTGTGAAGGGAATTGTTAAGTTCCAGACTCTAGTTCGACACCACAAG GGTGCTatatattcaaatttcaaaGGAGTTGGTACATCTACTGAGGTCACGAGGCTGTCGAAAAATGCATTTGTTTCCAAT CTTCTTGATTCATTGCCTACTGCGGTTCCACTGCATCTCCAGTATGATTCTAGAGAGCCTAACTCTGCAACCTTGTGGCTTGAACGTTGGACCATCTCCCGTTTCTGGAAACCCTTTTCTGAACAAAAGGAAAACTCTGAATTAAAATCACGCAGGAAGCATGAGAGCTCTCGATCAATAGAAACTGAACAAGACAAGTCAAAAAAAAGATCGAGTAGACTATCTAGTGCAAAAGTTGAAATTGGATCAGATTCTGAAAAGCGCAATCGTAACCCAAGGAAAGTTTTAAGTCTCCCTGTAAATTCTGTTCAAGAACATTCACAAAATGAGACTCGTAAAGTTAAGACTAGTTTAAGAAAAGCTACTGATCCCTCGAAGGAGCGTTCAGATCAATTTGAGGTTCAGAATGCACAACCGAAACGCAAAATGAGGAAGCCATTAGGCTCTGCTGCTCCTGATATTTCAGAGCCTGAAGCTAAAgtttgtgattctactgagaaGTTGAAAGATATTGAGGTGGTAGCACCAAACCAATCTGAACTCGAGGACTTGGAACTGCATAAATTTGATAATCCTGGTGATAATTGCCAATCTTCCATTAGTTTGCAGCCAATAGAGATTATGGGGAAAAATAAAGATATTAAAGAACTAAATCAGGAGTTAAGCTGCAAGGATGATTGCATACGCAATGATAGCCAGAAAACCAGTCAAAGAAGAGCTTCTTTGCCTCCAAAGTTTGACCCTCAAGAGAATGTTGTACATGACACACCGAAACTGCCTAGCTATATGGCTCCAACTGAATCTGCAAAAGCTAGACTGAGAGGACAAGGTTCACCACGGCTTTCACGGGATGTTGTTGAGAAAAATGCTTTATTGAGACGGCATTCTTTGTCTTCATCCACCAATAGCATGTTGACTTCACTCTCACCACGAGCATCCAAGCTTGTTCAAGTAACAGGCAAAGGAGTGATCAGAGGTGACAGATCTTTGTCATCTTCTAGAGATGGTGGAG GGGGATGTATTCCTTTAACCTTGATCACTCCTTCCCGTGCCTGA
- the LOC115701298 gene encoding protein IQ-DOMAIN 28-like encodes MGKTPTKWLKNLLLGKKSSKSNLSKGREVLKSSNKGEQLVSSKLPVPDVNVDAPIISSVLVGPIASNELGSEIEASAKLQNDEAITMSAKEDGSTEAANCSESPEDAEKIRLKQAATKAQVAFRGKASCDKGTGCF; translated from the exons ATGGGGAAAACTCCAACAAAATGGCTTAAGAACTTGCTTCTTGGAAAGAAATCATCAAAGTCTAACCTTTCAAAAGGGAGAGAGGTACTG AAATCTTCAAATAAAGGGGAACAGTTGGTTTCTTCTAAGTTGCCTGTCCCGGATGTAAATGTGGATGCTCCAATTATATCATCTGTACTGGTTGGACCCATTGCTAGTAATGAACTGGGCTCAGAAATTGAAGCTTCTGCCAAATTACAAAATGATGAAGCCATCACAATGAGTGCAAAAGAAGATGGCTCTACAGAAGCTGCAAATTGCTCTGAGTCCCCTGAAGATGCTGAGAAAATCAGGCTAAAGCAAGCTGCGACAAAGGCACAGGTTGCTTTTAGAGGTAAAGCAAGCTGCGACAAAGGCACAGGTTGCTTTTAG